A single genomic interval of Caballeronia sp. SL2Y3 harbors:
- a CDS encoding cupin domain-containing protein: MNIRFIKPAVCAAVALGIAVSALAHGAAETVTPNFQHAIPNVAGKSLTAVVVDYAPGAASLAHRHAGSAFIYAYVVSGDIESQVDDGPKRVYHAGESFFEKPGSVHRISRNASETQPAKLLAVFVADSDDKTLTTPLK, translated from the coding sequence ATGAACATTCGATTCATCAAGCCAGCCGTCTGCGCAGCCGTGGCGTTGGGCATTGCGGTATCCGCCTTGGCACACGGCGCGGCCGAGACCGTCACACCGAACTTCCAGCACGCCATTCCGAACGTTGCGGGGAAGTCGTTGACCGCCGTCGTCGTCGACTACGCGCCCGGTGCGGCGTCCTTGGCGCACAGACATGCGGGCTCGGCTTTCATCTATGCGTACGTCGTATCGGGCGACATCGAGTCGCAAGTCGATGACGGTCCGAAGCGCGTCTACCATGCCGGCGAGAGCTTCTTTGAGAAGCCCGGCTCCGTTCACCGCATAAGCCGCAATGCGAGCGAAACGCAGCCCGCGAAGCTGCTCGCCGTCTTCGTCGCCGACAGCGACGATAAAACGCTGACCACTCCCCTCAAGTAA
- a CDS encoding HD domain-containing protein, whose protein sequence is MKQDTAAAREAIPHVAIPDSQLAREAAELIRDTESELLFNHSTRVYLWGALLGERNGIEYDPELLYVAAMFHDIGLTAAYGKSELRFEVDGANAARDFLRSHHVDEADVAKVWTAVALHTTPGIPEHMHGEIALVQAGAGMDVAGRGFDAFPEAQRAAVVAAYPRGADFAARMIDAFYDGMKHRPGTTFGTFNDDFLAHKDPSFERVNLCSIILNSKWG, encoded by the coding sequence ATGAAGCAAGATACAGCCGCAGCGAGAGAAGCCATCCCCCATGTCGCTATTCCCGACAGCCAGCTCGCGCGTGAGGCAGCCGAACTCATCCGCGACACGGAAAGCGAACTGTTGTTCAACCACTCGACGCGGGTCTACCTGTGGGGGGCGCTGCTGGGCGAACGAAACGGCATCGAGTACGACCCCGAGTTACTCTACGTCGCGGCCATGTTTCACGATATCGGTCTGACGGCGGCGTATGGCAAAAGCGAATTGCGTTTCGAAGTGGACGGCGCCAACGCCGCACGCGATTTTTTACGCAGCCACCACGTGGACGAGGCGGACGTGGCGAAGGTGTGGACCGCGGTGGCGCTTCATACGACGCCGGGCATTCCCGAACACATGCATGGCGAGATTGCGCTGGTGCAAGCCGGAGCGGGGATGGACGTAGCGGGGCGCGGCTTCGATGCGTTCCCGGAAGCGCAGCGCGCGGCGGTGGTCGCGGCTTATCCGCGCGGCGCCGACTTCGCCGCCAGAATGATCGATGCCTTCTACGACGGCATGAAGCATCGCCCGGGCACCACGTTCGGCACGTTCAACGACGATTTCCTGGCGCACAAGGATCCGAGCTTCGAACGCGTGAACCTGTGCAGCATCATTCTCAATTCGAAGTGGGGCTGA
- a CDS encoding CpsD/CapB family tyrosine-protein kinase: protein MYSKIVSILFYMFFTCIIFNPRVNGFTIYFYLFIPFLDIKFLRFLSATVRSWSGPLAIGVAVSAIGSPSVALRVVSIAVCIGYMMYTIGARICYLHHWMAINVAFAVVQFAAYYVDRGLAETLGPAALSRMIWGEYATRAYSNFYEFLFFARASGFSREAGFFSSLLVASLIAHLLIEKVNKKIVAMYCLGLFLCFSKSSFILFIFLGLYPLRHRLRMVHPLVMLAGFVCVVGLVGIYLGSHTFYGSTTFSHRLGGYPFMFDASLEDVLRGVTADDVRSRYMYMPSFRLVEYEISSGVPFAGLPASFAEMGLFSALLLLGFIAFTASDGFLMLLLLLITSTVSITTVTSFVVIGYLVLYWPRFAAYRAKRNSFPAASFKLFPLEHFQLRRRERLRLPYTRWKRNVMIVTSSRSNPGKTVLAAQLASMNAKAGNRVLLVDADFRQGAISDSFGLSDSLGLAQVLDRNIRVQHVIHRVEGFRNLDVIPVGDLLPHPNLSLYIGRLSRLVRELTSYYDLVIIDTPEVLSADDACLITPLGACTLLVEQPDSHAAGNIQEAVRRLDRVRANIAGVVFDAMPRHAPPTTRQRYGHVDHVTP from the coding sequence ATGTACTCGAAGATCGTATCAATCCTCTTCTACATGTTTTTCACCTGCATTATCTTCAACCCGCGGGTCAATGGCTTCACGATTTACTTCTATCTTTTCATTCCTTTTCTCGACATCAAGTTCCTGCGCTTCCTTTCTGCCACTGTCCGTAGCTGGAGCGGTCCGCTGGCAATAGGTGTGGCAGTCAGCGCAATAGGTTCGCCGAGTGTCGCGCTGCGAGTCGTCTCCATTGCAGTGTGCATCGGCTACATGATGTACACCATAGGCGCCCGCATCTGCTATCTGCACCATTGGATGGCTATTAACGTGGCGTTCGCAGTCGTGCAATTCGCGGCCTATTACGTCGACCGAGGGCTCGCCGAGACGCTCGGCCCGGCCGCCCTCTCACGGATGATATGGGGCGAGTATGCAACGCGCGCCTATTCCAACTTCTACGAATTTCTGTTTTTTGCAAGAGCCTCTGGATTCTCGCGAGAAGCGGGCTTCTTTTCCTCCTTGCTTGTGGCTTCGCTCATCGCTCATCTTTTGATCGAGAAGGTCAACAAGAAGATTGTTGCGATGTACTGCCTCGGGCTGTTCCTGTGCTTCTCGAAGTCCTCGTTCATATTGTTCATATTTTTGGGACTCTATCCGCTACGGCACAGACTGCGGATGGTGCATCCGCTCGTCATGCTCGCCGGGTTCGTTTGCGTCGTTGGCCTAGTGGGCATCTATCTCGGCAGTCATACGTTTTATGGGTCGACCACTTTCTCGCACCGACTCGGTGGTTATCCGTTCATGTTCGATGCGTCGCTCGAGGACGTATTGCGGGGCGTCACTGCGGACGATGTACGCTCGCGGTACATGTATATGCCTTCGTTCCGTCTGGTCGAATATGAGATCTCGTCTGGCGTGCCGTTCGCGGGCCTGCCTGCGAGCTTCGCAGAGATGGGGTTGTTCAGCGCGCTCCTCCTGCTTGGGTTCATTGCGTTCACGGCTAGCGACGGGTTTCTCATGCTGCTTCTTTTGCTCATCACCTCGACGGTCAGCATTACTACCGTGACGTCATTCGTGGTGATCGGCTACCTCGTTCTCTATTGGCCGAGATTTGCGGCATATCGCGCAAAGCGCAATTCCTTTCCGGCAGCCAGCTTCAAACTCTTTCCGCTGGAGCACTTCCAGCTGAGACGCCGCGAACGGCTCAGGCTGCCTTATACGCGCTGGAAGCGCAATGTGATGATCGTCACCAGTTCAAGGTCTAACCCCGGAAAGACGGTGTTGGCGGCCCAGCTCGCGTCCATGAATGCGAAGGCGGGCAACAGAGTACTGCTCGTGGACGCCGATTTCCGTCAAGGTGCGATCTCTGATTCGTTCGGACTATCCGATTCGTTAGGACTTGCGCAGGTTCTCGACAGAAATATCAGAGTTCAACATGTCATTCATCGTGTTGAAGGATTCAGGAACCTGGATGTAATACCCGTTGGCGATCTGCTGCCGCACCCGAACCTGTCACTCTACATTGGGCGTCTCTCGCGTCTGGTGCGCGAGCTAACGTCCTACTACGACCTCGTTATCATCGACACGCCTGAGGTGCTGTCGGCTGATGACGCCTGCCTGATTACGCCGCTCGGTGCTTGCACCTTGCTGGTCGAGCAACCCGACAGTCACGCTGCGGGGAATATTCAGGAGGCGGTGAGAAGACTCGATCGGGTACGTGCCAATATCGCCGGAGTCGTCTTCGATGCGATGCCACGTCATGCTCCGCCAACGACGCGACAAAGATATGGCCACGTCGATCACGTGACGCCATAG
- a CDS encoding carboxymuconolactone decarboxylase family protein, protein MSKRLDYVQIAPAGVKALGGVYGYVMQSDLSPVLVDLVYLRVSQINNCAYCLDMHARDLLKKGVKIEKLALVQAWREAGHLFDDRERAALAWAESVTLVAQTGVPDASYEAARASFNERELVDLTIAISLMNTYNRLAISFRNTPQAVLEQ, encoded by the coding sequence ATGAGCAAGCGTCTCGACTATGTTCAGATTGCGCCGGCAGGCGTCAAGGCCCTTGGCGGCGTCTATGGCTACGTGATGCAGAGCGATCTATCGCCGGTTCTGGTCGATCTGGTCTACTTGCGCGTCTCGCAGATCAACAACTGCGCCTATTGCCTCGACATGCACGCGCGCGACCTGCTGAAGAAAGGCGTCAAAATCGAAAAGCTCGCGCTCGTGCAGGCATGGAGAGAAGCGGGCCATCTTTTCGACGACCGGGAGCGCGCAGCACTCGCGTGGGCGGAATCGGTCACGCTGGTGGCGCAGACCGGCGTGCCCGACGCGTCGTATGAGGCTGCCCGCGCCTCGTTCAATGAGCGTGAACTCGTCGATCTGACAATCGCCATCAGCTTGATGAATACTTATAACCGCCTGGCAATCAGCTTCCGCAATACGCCGCAGGCCGTGCTGGAGCAATGA
- a CDS encoding polysaccharide biosynthesis tyrosine autokinase, with the protein MNTPILGLDPVPPRRVDDAFSASDFWKLIVDNVWLVFSIVILVTGTATLYAFIATPVYSSDALVKVEFPNPNALGVNAQTQPQTVPSTLPTDAEMQIIQSRAVLLPVIKQYNQNVVVKPREVPLLGRISELFATTGEPSAPILGLNSFAWGGEVVKVAKLEVPARLENLTLSLRALPQGAFELTDPSGNSILHGNVGHTATADGTTILIDSLVARAGTEFQVVRYSDYQAMTRFLKNLKVMESMKDSGVVQIVYENEDPNLAQQITNAIAQNYIAAHVNQHRQEASVTRDFIIGELPRLEQELQRAESELTRYRTSASSMTPGTEASSYLQGSIDIERQIAVLQMQRTQTASRFAANTREVRTIDEQLATLNAQKQAFDQRFVRLPASERKLMDLTRDAKVAEDIYVAMREKASALAVTRAGTIGNVHLVDSAIYPTDPAKPKRPLIIAGGAAAGMIIGLLFVFFRDQLSRNVKTPEAIERRLSLPVFGAVSFSPIQARLDRRSKPSLLASKSRALSLTDDSSARVSSEESASEARLEGTQLLSAHGDKDMAVDALRAVHASLMHDIAPAQNNVLAIVGAAPGTGKTFVASNVAVLHAQSGKSVLLIDGDMRRGRIASMFGRSNIDGLSEVLAGKVHVDHAVGQTDIPGLSLMTAGRSPANPSKMLSTPRLPMILEHVRERFDLVIIDTPAVLAVSDANFIAANAGSSVIVVRPGLQSEDELEDAIKRLDSTGARIAGVIFNAVPKRRSERRTYAYASAYMSHSTAE; encoded by the coding sequence ATGAACACACCTATCCTTGGTCTTGACCCAGTGCCGCCCAGGAGGGTGGACGACGCATTTTCTGCAAGCGATTTCTGGAAGTTGATCGTTGATAACGTGTGGCTGGTCTTCAGCATAGTTATCCTCGTTACGGGTACAGCAACGCTATATGCGTTTATTGCCACGCCTGTCTATTCGTCGGACGCACTCGTCAAGGTTGAGTTTCCCAACCCTAATGCGCTGGGCGTCAATGCGCAGACGCAGCCGCAAACAGTTCCTTCCACGCTTCCGACTGACGCCGAGATGCAGATCATCCAGAGCCGTGCAGTGCTCTTGCCGGTGATCAAACAATACAATCAGAACGTCGTCGTCAAGCCTCGTGAAGTGCCGTTGTTAGGCCGCATTTCCGAGTTGTTTGCGACAACAGGCGAGCCGTCCGCGCCGATTCTCGGCTTGAATTCCTTTGCATGGGGCGGCGAAGTCGTGAAGGTCGCGAAGCTGGAAGTGCCCGCGCGTCTCGAGAACTTGACCCTGAGCTTGCGAGCCCTGCCACAAGGCGCGTTCGAGCTGACCGATCCGAGCGGTAATTCGATTCTTCACGGTAATGTCGGCCACACCGCAACCGCTGACGGCACGACCATCCTGATCGACAGCCTGGTTGCCAGGGCAGGCACCGAGTTTCAGGTTGTGCGGTACAGCGACTATCAGGCCATGACTCGATTCCTGAAAAATTTGAAAGTCATGGAATCGATGAAGGACTCGGGCGTCGTTCAAATCGTCTACGAAAACGAGGACCCGAACCTCGCGCAGCAGATTACGAACGCAATCGCTCAGAACTACATTGCAGCTCACGTCAATCAGCACCGCCAAGAAGCGAGTGTGACGCGCGATTTCATCATCGGCGAACTGCCGCGTCTGGAGCAGGAACTGCAACGCGCAGAAAGCGAATTGACTCGATACCGCACGTCTGCGAGTTCGATGACGCCGGGCACCGAAGCGTCATCCTATCTTCAGGGCAGCATTGACATCGAGCGGCAGATTGCGGTGCTGCAAATGCAGCGTACGCAGACGGCAAGCCGGTTCGCTGCCAATACGCGGGAGGTACGCACTATCGACGAACAGCTTGCTACCTTGAACGCTCAGAAGCAGGCGTTCGACCAGCGTTTCGTGCGGCTGCCTGCTTCGGAACGCAAGCTGATGGATCTGACGCGCGACGCGAAAGTCGCTGAAGATATTTACGTCGCCATGCGGGAAAAGGCGAGTGCATTGGCCGTGACGCGCGCAGGAACGATCGGCAACGTGCATCTTGTCGACTCCGCCATTTATCCGACGGACCCGGCCAAGCCCAAGCGCCCCCTTATCATCGCTGGCGGCGCAGCTGCGGGGATGATTATCGGACTATTGTTTGTTTTCTTCCGTGATCAACTGTCGCGCAACGTTAAAACGCCAGAGGCAATCGAGCGCCGTCTGAGTTTGCCCGTGTTCGGAGCAGTCAGTTTCAGCCCGATTCAGGCGCGGCTCGATCGCAGGTCGAAGCCGTCGCTTCTGGCCAGCAAGAGCCGCGCTCTTTCATTGACCGATGATTCATCCGCGCGCGTATCCAGCGAAGAATCGGCCTCCGAGGCGCGCCTGGAGGGTACTCAGCTGCTCTCGGCGCACGGTGACAAGGACATGGCCGTGGACGCGCTGCGCGCGGTTCATGCGTCGCTCATGCATGACATCGCCCCGGCGCAAAACAACGTGCTGGCTATTGTCGGAGCCGCACCGGGCACCGGTAAGACTTTCGTGGCCTCGAATGTCGCCGTGCTGCATGCGCAATCCGGCAAGAGCGTGTTGCTTATCGACGGCGACATGAGACGCGGCCGCATCGCTTCGATGTTCGGGCGCAGCAACATCGACGGACTCTCGGAAGTGCTGGCAGGCAAGGTGCACGTCGATCACGCGGTCGGTCAGACGGACATACCGGGCCTGTCGCTAATGACGGCGGGGCGCTCGCCAGCCAATCCGTCAAAGATGCTGTCGACCCCGCGTTTGCCGATGATCCTCGAACATGTGCGTGAGCGCTTCGATCTCGTCATCATCGATACGCCCGCAGTCCTCGCCGTCAGCGATGCGAATTTCATCGCGGCCAACGCGGGATCGTCAGTCATTGTCGTGCGTCCGGGGCTGCAAAGCGAGGACGAGCTCGAAGACGCCATCAAGCGACTGGACTCGACCGGTGCGCGAATCGCAGGGGTGATTTTCAACGCAGTTCCGAAGCGCCGTAGCGAAAGACGTACGTACGCTTACGCCAGCGCTTACATGTCGCACTCCACTGCGGAGTAG
- a CDS encoding PLP-dependent aminotransferase family protein: MATLSIGLDRAGGLPLSAQIYGSIRHAIESGQLAAGARLPSWSDLAAQLGVSRGTVRTAYERLIDEQFAIGLGAAGTRVVARPSPPTAGWSPEAPPLPELFNDFSTAPLAFQMGVPSQDAFPFKLWSRIQARAARRAAAAPVGYPDPRGDPDLRQEIASYLAVSRGLLCSPSQVFVTAGFAGALNLAIRGLRVEGEHAWMEEPGFPLTRTALDLAGMHVAGVPVDTEGLDVDAGMRIAPAAALAVVTPGQQAPLGMTMSLARRLSLLDWARHHDAWIVEDDYLGELQLRGRAAPALASVDRDGRVLHIGTFSKTISPALRLGYLVVPQALARGFGDVAACLSPAPAASVQHAVTEFMHDGHFLRHLRRMKRLYAGRQQALLRCLKELGSESIEVQGSAGMTVVAALTQPAVSDIEIASRARMFGLAPVPLSPWYTTDSKQQGLLLAVTNLDERTLAGNCSRLLEVVHGRH, translated from the coding sequence ATGGCAACACTTTCCATTGGACTCGATCGTGCCGGAGGCCTCCCGCTGTCGGCGCAAATCTATGGCTCGATTCGCCATGCGATCGAGTCGGGCCAGCTTGCCGCCGGCGCGCGGCTGCCCTCGTGGTCGGATCTGGCCGCGCAGCTGGGCGTATCGCGGGGCACCGTTCGTACGGCCTACGAGCGCCTGATCGACGAGCAGTTCGCAATCGGATTGGGTGCGGCCGGCACGCGGGTAGTCGCGAGGCCCTCGCCCCCGACGGCCGGATGGTCGCCCGAGGCACCGCCGCTTCCGGAGCTGTTCAACGACTTCAGCACGGCGCCGCTGGCGTTTCAGATGGGCGTGCCCTCGCAGGACGCGTTTCCGTTCAAACTGTGGTCACGGATCCAGGCACGCGCCGCCCGCCGGGCGGCAGCGGCTCCTGTCGGCTATCCGGACCCTCGCGGCGATCCTGATCTACGACAGGAAATCGCGTCGTATCTTGCGGTGTCGCGCGGGCTGCTATGCAGTCCCTCGCAGGTCTTCGTCACCGCGGGTTTCGCGGGCGCTCTGAACCTCGCGATTCGCGGCCTGCGCGTCGAAGGTGAACACGCCTGGATGGAAGAGCCCGGCTTTCCGCTCACGCGCACGGCGCTCGACCTGGCCGGCATGCACGTCGCAGGCGTGCCGGTGGATACGGAGGGGCTCGATGTCGACGCAGGCATGCGGATCGCGCCGGCAGCCGCCTTGGCCGTGGTGACGCCGGGTCAGCAGGCGCCGCTCGGGATGACGATGTCGCTCGCTCGACGGCTCTCACTGCTCGACTGGGCCAGGCACCACGATGCCTGGATCGTGGAAGACGATTATCTCGGCGAGCTGCAATTAAGGGGACGCGCTGCACCGGCGCTGGCCTCGGTCGACCGCGACGGACGCGTGCTTCACATCGGGACCTTCAGCAAGACCATCAGCCCGGCACTACGCCTGGGTTATCTCGTTGTCCCGCAGGCTCTGGCACGCGGCTTCGGCGATGTTGCGGCGTGCCTTTCGCCTGCTCCGGCTGCATCCGTGCAGCATGCCGTCACCGAGTTCATGCACGACGGACACTTTCTTCGCCATCTGCGGCGTATGAAGCGTCTTTATGCGGGCCGGCAACAAGCGCTGCTTCGTTGTCTGAAGGAACTGGGCTCGGAGTCGATCGAAGTGCAGGGTTCCGCGGGCATGACCGTGGTGGCCGCGCTCACGCAACCCGCCGTATCGGATATCGAGATCGCTTCCCGCGCGCGAATGTTCGGGCTCGCCCCGGTCCCTCTCTCACCCTGGTATACGACCGATTCGAAGCAGCAGGGGCTGCTGCTCGCCGTGACCAATCTCGATGAAAGAACCCTGGCGGGCAACTGTTCGCGCCTGCTGGAAGTCGTTCACGGGCGCCACTGA
- a CDS encoding glycosyl hydrolase — translation MSNKFSAQVKHVLPVGIDGKNDFISRRSFLSLLMASAGSAALAACGGGSAGDGSSGSVANVATGVSKAASASGTVIPPASSITDNSGNVWTLVSGHVTRNGSSVTTGSSVALVAILYFNGTIYAKNSSGIWFKSGSPWTNIGSADPRGTTATNAVANNSLFYGINGHMAWGSGSIYNTMSAASQLAILKDLGVTNYRADVCTAAMAQILANALNGPFKDNGVSILPVLNPPSIGWNVSLSESAAYTLGYNLATSVTKVLKGLVKYIECGNELDVNARSNGNGNLTSNWDPKAWGSFRGVIRGMVDGVRAIDPTIKVGVGVGIPLAFRALQMLWNGITPDGSANGVSGAATIRWDFTCYHWYESSGDVVCGWINNQCFDVLQSLKDAFGVPIWLTEWGWHGQTDTPDQQVAYVNKALAEYKSVKDKYNLQSVMMYAVIDDRFGLVKNDGVTKTPAYNTFKNFVKANPV, via the coding sequence GTGTCGAATAAATTCTCAGCCCAAGTTAAGCATGTTTTACCTGTCGGAATCGATGGTAAAAACGACTTCATCTCGCGTCGAAGCTTTCTGTCTCTTCTCATGGCGAGTGCCGGCAGTGCGGCCCTGGCCGCGTGCGGGGGCGGGAGCGCAGGCGATGGTTCGTCGGGCAGCGTCGCAAACGTTGCAACCGGCGTCTCGAAGGCCGCATCGGCGAGCGGAACCGTCATTCCGCCGGCTTCGTCCATCACGGACAATTCAGGCAATGTCTGGACCCTCGTCAGCGGACACGTCACGCGTAACGGCTCCAGCGTGACGACCGGATCATCTGTCGCATTGGTCGCCATTCTGTATTTCAACGGCACCATCTACGCGAAGAACTCATCCGGCATCTGGTTCAAGAGCGGCAGTCCCTGGACGAACATCGGTTCGGCTGACCCGCGCGGAACGACTGCCACCAATGCTGTCGCCAACAATTCTCTGTTCTATGGCATCAACGGCCATATGGCATGGGGGTCGGGCAGCATCTACAACACCATGTCGGCCGCCTCGCAACTCGCTATCCTCAAAGACCTGGGCGTGACCAACTATCGTGCGGATGTATGCACGGCCGCTATGGCCCAGATTCTCGCGAATGCGCTGAATGGACCGTTCAAGGATAACGGCGTGTCGATTCTGCCGGTGCTCAATCCGCCCTCGATCGGCTGGAACGTCTCCCTGAGCGAGTCGGCCGCCTATACGCTTGGCTACAACCTCGCCACGAGCGTGACGAAGGTGCTCAAGGGTTTGGTCAAGTACATCGAATGCGGTAACGAACTGGACGTCAATGCGCGTTCCAACGGTAACGGCAACCTGACGAGCAATTGGGATCCGAAGGCGTGGGGTTCGTTCCGTGGCGTCATTCGCGGCATGGTCGATGGTGTCCGCGCAATCGACCCGACTATCAAGGTCGGCGTGGGTGTCGGTATTCCTCTCGCCTTCCGCGCACTGCAGATGCTATGGAACGGCATTACCCCGGATGGCTCTGCAAACGGCGTCTCGGGCGCCGCGACGATCCGCTGGGATTTCACGTGCTACCACTGGTATGAAAGCTCGGGCGACGTGGTCTGTGGATGGATCAACAATCAGTGCTTCGACGTGCTCCAGTCCCTGAAAGATGCGTTCGGCGTACCGATCTGGTTGACCGAATGGGGTTGGCACGGTCAGACGGACACTCCGGATCAGCAGGTTGCATATGTCAACAAGGCGCTGGCCGAGTACAAGTCGGTGAAGGACAAGTACAACCTTCAGTCCGTGATGATGTACGCCGTCATCGACGACCGCTTCGGACTTGTCAAGAACGACGGGGTCACGAAGACGCCGGCTTATAACACCTTCAAGAATTTCGTTAAAGCCAATCCCGTTTGA
- a CDS encoding beta-glucosidase, translating into MRLSRWTLDSLKPARRKRRFIAKARAAFVLAAPFAALVDASPVRAQDALQLMSAPGSLIAEVAGDIGIKFKVAPASAFDGEASATLYRYDDNGEVSQSPLKDYRMSRTKAPGGQQISVNVSLPGAGLYVLDMKLLSKSGDEIASQKVSLAVLAAGQGSFSEAGVQTHFAHKKGVPSIVLPLVKRAGFTWIRDEVYWSAIEKTPGQFLLPRNDNDYGGYVRQAVRMNLKPLIELDFGNKQAYPNLFKGPQGFPQTQEERELFLRYVDKVVGFYKGYVKTWEVWNEPNFASMGGYDAYLALLKPVYNLVKKHSPDATVLSCGGGGAGGGPGGDCIAAIAKADALGYQDGFSIHPYMSPYDPDHGYSAKGSPLSQVNVPNVWQHLQRMTQSHPKPGVGPLGVYVTEIGWPSSPEDAGLSERKQAAAAARTFLLSRRFNTMKTVMWYDFVDDGVNPRDKEANFGLLRLDLSPKPAYVAVATVFRTVGNRMWKRSFVDNETTKVYQYCESDESDCVIAGWRRDADDGLVDTSVPIPPGKYTQIDWQGGTSTIEVNDSFEWKLGVLPKYLVPARKY; encoded by the coding sequence ATGCGCCTTTCGCGATGGACATTAGATTCCCTCAAGCCTGCGCGTCGAAAGCGGCGTTTCATTGCGAAGGCCCGCGCCGCCTTTGTACTCGCCGCGCCGTTTGCAGCCTTGGTCGACGCCAGCCCCGTGCGTGCTCAGGATGCCTTGCAGTTGATGAGCGCGCCTGGTTCATTGATCGCCGAAGTCGCGGGCGACATAGGAATCAAGTTCAAAGTTGCACCCGCGAGCGCGTTCGACGGCGAAGCCAGCGCAACGCTTTATCGCTACGACGATAACGGTGAGGTCTCGCAGTCACCGCTCAAGGACTATCGGATGTCGCGCACCAAGGCTCCCGGCGGCCAGCAGATATCGGTGAATGTCTCTTTACCGGGCGCAGGACTCTATGTGCTCGACATGAAACTCTTGTCGAAGAGCGGTGATGAGATCGCATCGCAGAAGGTAAGTCTCGCGGTTCTTGCAGCCGGACAGGGCAGCTTCAGCGAAGCAGGCGTGCAAACTCACTTCGCGCATAAGAAGGGCGTGCCGTCGATTGTTTTGCCGCTCGTCAAGCGAGCGGGCTTCACGTGGATCCGCGATGAAGTGTATTGGAGCGCGATCGAAAAGACGCCCGGACAATTTCTGTTGCCACGCAATGACAACGACTATGGTGGATATGTTCGCCAGGCAGTTCGCATGAATCTGAAGCCGCTCATCGAGCTCGACTTCGGGAATAAGCAGGCGTACCCCAATCTGTTTAAGGGACCGCAAGGCTTTCCTCAGACGCAGGAGGAACGCGAGCTTTTTCTGCGTTACGTCGATAAGGTCGTCGGATTCTACAAAGGCTATGTCAAGACGTGGGAAGTATGGAACGAGCCGAACTTCGCAAGCATGGGAGGCTACGACGCTTACCTTGCTTTGCTCAAGCCCGTCTATAACCTCGTCAAGAAACACAGTCCCGACGCGACCGTGCTTTCCTGCGGCGGAGGCGGAGCGGGCGGCGGCCCGGGCGGCGACTGCATCGCGGCGATTGCGAAGGCAGATGCGCTCGGCTATCAGGACGGCTTCAGCATTCATCCGTACATGTCTCCGTACGATCCGGACCACGGGTATAGTGCGAAAGGCTCTCCGCTTTCTCAGGTCAACGTGCCGAACGTATGGCAGCATCTGCAACGCATGACGCAATCTCATCCGAAACCGGGTGTCGGGCCGCTCGGGGTGTACGTCACGGAGATCGGATGGCCATCGAGTCCGGAGGATGCCGGCTTGTCGGAGCGCAAACAGGCTGCGGCAGCGGCGCGCACTTTCCTGCTGTCACGGCGCTTCAACACGATGAAAACCGTCATGTGGTATGACTTTGTCGACGACGGAGTGAATCCACGCGACAAGGAAGCCAATTTCGGTCTCCTGCGATTGGATTTGTCGCCTAAGCCGGCGTATGTCGCCGTCGCCACGGTTTTCCGGACGGTGGGAAATCGGATGTGGAAGCGCTCGTTCGTCGATAACGAGACGACCAAGGTTTATCAATACTGCGAAAGCGACGAAAGCGACTGTGTTATCGCGGGTTGGAGACGCGACGCCGATGACGGTCTGGTCGACACGTCGGTGCCCATTCCGCCCGGCAAATACACACAGATAGACTGGCAAGGTGGGACCTCGACCATCGAGGTCAACGACAGTTTCGAATGGAAACTTGGCGTACTGCCGAAGTACCTCGTGCCCGCCAGGAAATACTGA